Proteins found in one Nitrospira sp. genomic segment:
- the flhA gene encoding flagellar biosynthesis protein FlhA, translating to MTNEQTSVSTTSLVKHPDIMMSVGVVGILMVMLIPLPRFFLDLLLAFNITLSIIVLLVGMQVRRPLEFSVFPSILLMVTLLRLALNIASTRLILLHGNEGAAAAGEVIRAFGTFVVGGNYTVGLVVFTILVIINFVVITKGAGRVAEVAARFTLDAMPGKQMSIDADLNAGLINDKEARQRRKEIAQEADFYGAMDGSSKFVRGDAVAAVIITLVNILGGLTIGVLQQGMTLAAAAQTYTLLTVGEGLVAQVPALIVSTAAGIVITRAASEVNLGFEISRQVLISPKAIGTASGILITLGLVPGLPHIAFLALGGLTAWMAYQINEQQKAVEAAPAQASTQVKAEEAATQVVPLDLMEVQVGYGLIGLVDGGQGGALLDRIKGLRRQFAEQMGFVLPPIHIRDNLQLRPNEYAALLKGVELAKSEVMPAHVLAIDPGTAQRGAIHGLPTKEPAFGLPAMWVPEQQREQAQMAGYTVVDPGSAIATHLSELIKRHAHELLGRQEVQGLLDQLGKNHPKLVEEVIPNLIPLGTLVRVLSHLLREGVPIRDLRTILETIADHAATTKDADILTEVVRQSLGRTITKQYLAPDGSLPIIGLDPRLDRTLADQANAAGQGSQWVPDPLVAQKLLTALKAAAERMVGRGHQPVILCSPSLRRHLRKLTDRILHSVPILGLNEVESVTRLQAVETVRLDLEVGDTRSLA from the coding sequence ATGACGAACGAGCAGACATCCGTATCCACGACCTCTTTGGTCAAGCACCCGGACATCATGATGTCCGTGGGGGTTGTGGGCATTTTGATGGTCATGTTGATTCCTCTTCCGCGGTTTTTTCTGGACCTCCTCCTCGCCTTCAACATCACACTCTCCATCATCGTGCTGCTGGTCGGCATGCAGGTACGCCGGCCGCTGGAATTCTCCGTGTTTCCGTCGATTCTGCTGATGGTGACGCTCCTTCGTCTCGCCCTCAATATCGCCTCCACGCGCTTGATCCTCCTGCACGGCAATGAAGGCGCCGCCGCCGCAGGCGAGGTCATCCGGGCCTTCGGCACATTCGTGGTCGGCGGCAACTACACCGTCGGGCTCGTCGTGTTCACCATTCTCGTCATCATCAACTTCGTGGTCATCACCAAGGGCGCCGGCCGCGTCGCCGAAGTGGCGGCCCGATTCACTTTGGACGCGATGCCCGGCAAACAGATGAGCATCGACGCCGATCTGAACGCCGGCCTGATCAATGACAAAGAAGCCCGTCAACGCAGAAAAGAGATCGCGCAAGAAGCCGATTTTTACGGCGCCATGGACGGTTCGAGCAAGTTTGTGCGAGGCGACGCCGTGGCGGCCGTCATTATCACGCTCGTCAACATTCTGGGCGGGTTGACGATCGGTGTGTTGCAACAGGGCATGACGCTGGCCGCAGCGGCGCAGACCTATACGCTGTTGACGGTGGGTGAAGGTCTCGTGGCGCAGGTCCCGGCGCTCATCGTTTCCACGGCAGCCGGTATCGTCATCACTCGCGCCGCTTCCGAAGTGAACTTAGGATTTGAGATCAGCCGTCAGGTCCTCATCTCCCCGAAGGCTATCGGCACGGCTTCAGGGATTCTTATCACGCTGGGCCTTGTCCCGGGACTTCCCCATATCGCATTCCTCGCGTTGGGCGGCCTGACCGCCTGGATGGCGTATCAGATCAACGAACAGCAGAAGGCTGTCGAAGCCGCACCCGCCCAGGCCTCCACACAAGTCAAAGCCGAAGAGGCCGCGACACAAGTGGTTCCCCTCGATCTCATGGAAGTACAGGTCGGCTACGGCCTCATCGGGCTCGTCGATGGCGGGCAAGGCGGTGCGTTGCTGGATCGTATCAAAGGGCTTCGGCGACAGTTCGCGGAACAGATGGGCTTTGTCCTGCCGCCGATCCATATTCGCGACAACTTACAGCTTCGGCCTAATGAATATGCGGCGCTGCTCAAAGGCGTGGAACTCGCCAAGTCTGAGGTGATGCCGGCGCATGTGCTCGCGATCGACCCCGGTACGGCTCAGCGGGGGGCCATCCATGGATTGCCGACCAAAGAACCGGCGTTCGGCCTGCCGGCCATGTGGGTGCCGGAGCAGCAACGTGAACAGGCGCAAATGGCAGGGTATACGGTCGTGGATCCGGGATCGGCCATCGCAACCCACTTGTCCGAGTTGATCAAACGGCATGCGCATGAACTCCTGGGGCGGCAAGAAGTGCAGGGTTTGCTCGATCAACTGGGCAAAAATCACCCCAAGCTGGTTGAGGAAGTCATTCCCAATCTGATTCCGTTGGGCACTCTCGTCAGAGTTTTGTCGCATCTCCTGCGGGAGGGTGTACCAATTCGTGACTTGCGGACGATTCTTGAAACTATTGCCGACCATGCGGCAACCACAAAAGACGCCGATATTTTGACGGAAGTCGTCAGGCAATCACTGGGACGGACCATCACGAAGCAATATCTCGCGCCAGATGGCTCGTTGCCGATCATCGGACTGGATCCGCGATTGGATCGCACGCTCGCCGATCAAGCGAATGCAGCCGGACAGGGATCCCAGTGGGTGCCGGACCCGCTGGTGGCACAGAAACTGCTCACTGCATTGAAGGCTGCCGCGGAACGTATGGTCGGGCGCGGGCATCAACCGGTCATTTTGTGTTCGCCTTCGTTGCGACGACATCTGCGGAAACTGACGGACAGAATTTTGCACTCGGTTCCGATTTTAGGATTGAACGAGGTGGAGAGCGTGACACGTTTGCAAGCAGTGGAAACCGTACGGCTCGACCTTGAGGTCGGTGATACCAGGAGCTTGGCATGA
- the flhF gene encoding flagellar biosynthesis protein FlhF translates to MKVRTFHVKSMHEAIRSIKDTLGPDAVILSTKRVRSWDNGFGLLGGSMLEVMAAIEDDAAVPEAAPLLGEDERTRAAVAPAPMVPAEESRFQKTLQGAMETGKEPSRPAARQVSGPSRESRATPASTRNNGENQGATFQSFQRVYEDLLAQGVEHATAEACLRELRETLVEQGSAQRNSSLQLLRTVLLDRVTTAGPLLSAAGEQKIALFVGPSGVGKTSTIAKLATQYGIVEQRSVALITMDTYRPAAVEHLRLYAEVLGIELSVAASCEEARAAIAQAREAELILIDTTGFNPYEPITAQRWRGLLNGAYPMEVHLVLAAGTRVPDLVVSTSQCVDVPGLRLLFTKLDETAGYGGIFEATHRTGIPLSYWGTGQRVPDDLVQAQVDRLGDLLLGGQVRTPATGTTPAWERETTPTFVPGIKTYAR, encoded by the coding sequence ATGAAGGTACGGACATTCCACGTCAAGTCGATGCATGAGGCCATTCGGTCCATTAAGGACACGTTAGGGCCGGATGCGGTGATTCTGTCCACGAAACGCGTGCGTTCCTGGGATAACGGATTCGGCCTGCTGGGCGGGTCGATGCTCGAGGTCATGGCGGCCATTGAAGATGACGCCGCCGTTCCCGAGGCCGCGCCGTTGCTCGGGGAAGATGAGCGGACACGTGCGGCCGTAGCTCCTGCGCCGATGGTGCCGGCGGAGGAGTCGCGCTTTCAAAAAACCCTGCAGGGAGCGATGGAAACGGGGAAAGAACCGTCGCGGCCTGCGGCTCGTCAGGTTTCCGGCCCTTCGCGGGAGAGTCGCGCGACACCGGCATCCACACGCAACAATGGAGAAAACCAGGGTGCAACGTTCCAGTCCTTCCAGCGCGTCTATGAAGACCTGTTGGCTCAAGGAGTCGAGCATGCTACGGCGGAAGCCTGTCTGCGGGAATTGCGGGAAACGCTGGTGGAGCAGGGGTCCGCTCAGCGGAACTCCTCTTTGCAGTTACTCCGGACAGTGCTGTTGGATCGGGTGACCACGGCCGGCCCGTTGCTGAGCGCGGCAGGGGAACAAAAAATTGCGTTGTTCGTCGGCCCCAGCGGAGTCGGCAAGACTTCGACCATCGCGAAACTGGCGACGCAGTACGGCATCGTCGAGCAGCGGAGTGTGGCCCTGATTACCATGGATACGTATCGGCCTGCCGCGGTGGAACACCTTCGCCTCTATGCCGAGGTCCTCGGTATCGAGCTCTCAGTGGCGGCTTCCTGTGAGGAAGCCCGGGCCGCGATTGCGCAGGCCCGTGAAGCGGAACTGATCTTGATCGACACCACAGGATTTAATCCCTATGAACCCATCACGGCGCAGCGTTGGAGAGGGTTGCTGAACGGGGCCTATCCCATGGAGGTCCATCTCGTTCTCGCGGCAGGCACCAGAGTGCCGGATCTCGTGGTCAGCACCAGTCAATGCGTAGACGTGCCGGGCCTCCGGTTGTTGTTTACCAAACTCGACGAGACGGCGGGCTATGGCGGCATCTTCGAAGCCACTCATCGTACCGGCATCCCGCTGTCCTATTGGGGAACAGGTCAACGGGTGCCCGATGACCTGGTTCAGGCGCAAGTCGATCGCCTGGGCGATCTACTGCTGGGAGGGCAGGTACGGACACCGGCTACCGGCACCACTCCGGCATGGGAGCGCGAGACGACACCGACATTTGTGCCCGGAATCAAGACCTACGCGCGATAG
- a CDS encoding MinD/ParA family protein, whose product MAMQPGILDPQLRALDDNVGPSRTQVITVTSGKGGVGKTNVVANTAIALAQTGKRVLVLDADLGLGNVDILLGLTPKYTLEHVLAKTCRLEDIALTGPHGITVLPASTGISQLTILTEAQQLILQDELERLASNMDVLLIDTGAGISSTVTYFAAAAQSIVVVVSPEPTSMTDAYALMKVLLRQYRERRFHVLVNMVKSPRDAARIFRKLELAVSRFLHISLDYLGAIPLDDYVPMAVTQQRAVIDLFPHAPSSRAFRELTEAVAQLTPPALPKGTVQFLWQQLLRTH is encoded by the coding sequence ATGGCGATGCAACCAGGAATTTTGGATCCGCAGTTGAGAGCGCTTGATGACAACGTCGGTCCTTCACGCACGCAAGTGATCACCGTCACCAGCGGAAAAGGCGGGGTAGGAAAGACCAACGTTGTGGCCAATACCGCCATCGCCCTGGCTCAAACCGGAAAGCGTGTGCTCGTGCTGGATGCGGATCTCGGCCTGGGGAATGTCGATATTCTGCTCGGCCTGACACCGAAATACACGTTGGAGCATGTCCTCGCGAAGACCTGCCGGTTGGAGGATATCGCGCTGACCGGGCCGCACGGCATTACTGTCCTCCCGGCCAGTACCGGTATCTCTCAGTTGACGATCCTGACGGAAGCGCAACAGCTCATCCTTCAAGATGAACTTGAGCGATTGGCATCGAACATGGATGTCTTGTTGATCGACACCGGGGCGGGCATTTCCTCGACCGTGACCTACTTTGCGGCGGCGGCCCAATCCATCGTTGTGGTGGTGTCTCCCGAGCCGACCTCCATGACGGACGCCTATGCGTTAATGAAAGTCCTGTTACGGCAGTACCGGGAGCGCCGCTTCCATGTGCTCGTCAACATGGTGAAGTCGCCGCGGGATGCCGCACGGATTTTCCGGAAACTGGAGTTGGCCGTCAGTCGATTTTTGCATATTTCTCTGGATTACCTGGGTGCGATTCCCCTGGACGACTATGTGCCGATGGCCGTGACCCAGCAGCGGGCCGTCATCGATCTCTTTCCGCACGCGCCGTCCAGCCGTGCCTTTCGCGAACTGACTGAGGCGGTGGCTCAGTTGACTCCACCGGCGCTTCCCAAAGGCACAGTGCAGTTCCTCTGGCAACAACTTTTGCGGACGCACTGA
- a CDS encoding FliA/WhiG family RNA polymerase sigma factor, which produces MMDARKMSAVRNAPRRVIAEADRERVIQEFTHVVKAMAHRLAFRLPAYMDAEDLISVGIMGLMDAMDKYDPTREAKFKTYAEFRIRGAMLDEIRSMDWIPRSVHERITLLQKTYSELLHRLGRPPTDQEVGKELKMSAEELDEFLTRSRGAVVISLDDLGVQDADGHKIISVLTDSNQPDPLSVLVNERARHVLEAAIQDLPEKERLVLSLYYFEELTMKEIGQALKVTESRVCQIHSKAILHLKARLEPVDV; this is translated from the coding sequence ATGATGGACGCTCGAAAAATGTCTGCGGTCAGAAACGCCCCGCGCCGGGTGATTGCGGAGGCGGATCGTGAACGGGTGATTCAGGAATTCACGCACGTCGTGAAGGCCATGGCCCATCGTCTGGCCTTTCGACTGCCGGCCTATATGGACGCGGAAGATTTGATCTCCGTCGGGATCATGGGCCTCATGGATGCGATGGACAAGTACGATCCGACGCGCGAAGCCAAGTTCAAAACCTACGCGGAGTTCCGTATCCGTGGCGCGATGCTCGATGAAATCCGGTCGATGGATTGGATTCCTCGCTCGGTCCATGAGCGGATTACGCTTCTGCAAAAGACCTATTCAGAGCTGTTGCACAGACTCGGGCGCCCGCCGACAGACCAGGAAGTCGGCAAAGAATTGAAGATGTCCGCGGAGGAACTGGATGAATTCCTGACTCGCTCACGCGGCGCCGTGGTGATCAGCCTGGACGATCTCGGCGTACAGGATGCGGACGGGCATAAGATCATCAGTGTGTTGACCGACTCCAATCAGCCGGATCCTCTCTCGGTCCTGGTGAACGAACGGGCGCGCCACGTGCTCGAAGCGGCGATCCAGGATCTGCCGGAGAAAGAACGGTTGGTATTGTCGCTCTACTATTTCGAGGAACTCACGATGAAGGAGATCGGGCAGGCGCTCAAGGTGACCGAATCGCGCGTATGCCAGATCCATTCGAAAGCCATCCTCCACTTGAAAGCGCGGCTCGAACCGGTGGATGTGTGA
- a CDS encoding diguanylate cyclase, whose amino-acid sequence MHLSRPELNTSSDHDGSDSTNRHGWPHSDAETESFESARVGVVSCLLFMAGGLYWTASVGLLTISALTAYPVMISAALLLTLLVFGATFWTPRGPQSASGMHALSEELNGSGMHTYDSVTGLPTYRLFTSLLKQALAQADKHGRPVAVLMIELDHFTPKTDEQAQINLNLMYRVHAARVKSALRTTDTVARLAERTFGVLLDQVTGPEEVLAIARKMQLTISLPVTLDGHELFLTSRIGISLSSLQTENGDALLDAATRAVARARAEGYALYGLPGASASASVDATSTIAA is encoded by the coding sequence ATGCATTTGTCACGTCCGGAACTCAACACGTCGAGCGACCACGACGGGTCGGATTCAACGAACCGGCATGGGTGGCCCCACAGCGATGCGGAGACCGAATCGTTTGAGAGCGCTCGAGTCGGCGTCGTGTCCTGTCTCCTGTTCATGGCCGGCGGATTGTATTGGACCGCCTCTGTAGGTCTGCTGACGATCTCGGCGTTGACGGCCTATCCCGTCATGATCTCGGCTGCTCTTCTCCTCACGCTGCTGGTCTTTGGCGCAACGTTCTGGACTCCGCGCGGCCCGCAATCGGCATCCGGGATGCATGCACTGTCGGAAGAATTGAACGGGTCCGGCATGCACACCTACGACTCGGTCACCGGATTGCCGACCTATCGTCTTTTTACGTCTCTCCTCAAGCAAGCCCTGGCGCAGGCCGACAAGCATGGCCGGCCGGTAGCGGTCCTCATGATCGAGCTGGATCACTTCACCCCGAAAACCGACGAACAGGCGCAAATCAACCTCAACCTCATGTATCGCGTGCACGCTGCACGAGTGAAGAGCGCCCTGCGCACGACCGACACGGTGGCAAGACTTGCTGAACGCACCTTTGGCGTCCTGCTGGATCAGGTCACCGGTCCGGAAGAGGTGCTGGCCATCGCCAGAAAGATGCAACTCACGATATCGCTGCCGGTCACCCTTGACGGGCACGAACTCTTCCTCACCAGCCGGATTGGAATCAGTCTCTCCAGCCTTCAAACTGAGAACGGTGACGCGCTCCTCGATGCGGCCACCCGGGCCGTGGCAAGGGCTCGGGCCGAAGGGTACGCCCTCTATGGACTCCCCGGCGCAAGTGCATCCGCCTCCGTTGATGCCACTTCCACGATCGCTGCCTGA
- a CDS encoding flagellar hook-basal body protein has translation MNRAIYPILSGAVAQEKQLTVFANNLANVNTAGFKQDQQGFRGLFARASSTGMGVVSGGLSSAISTRPAGPSERVFAEVHGVRTAFEPGRIRITGNPLDVAIQNDGFFEVKTPDGARYTRNGIFSLDSQRRLVTNLGHPVMGTKGEIKVPPGNIQINAEGAIQVDGTPIGSIKVVEFPENGMPQKFAEGLFVGGKPAVSTRPQVQSGHIEESNVNSLSEMVKMMQGMRSYESAQKLIQTMDRMTETAIQDLGRVQ, from the coding sequence ATGAATCGAGCCATCTACCCCATACTGTCAGGCGCCGTCGCCCAGGAAAAGCAACTCACGGTCTTCGCCAACAATCTGGCGAATGTGAACACGGCCGGATTCAAGCAGGACCAGCAAGGATTCCGCGGCCTCTTTGCCCGTGCCAGTTCGACGGGGATGGGAGTGGTATCAGGAGGCCTCTCCTCCGCCATTTCGACCAGACCAGCGGGTCCCAGCGAACGGGTTTTTGCCGAGGTGCATGGAGTCCGAACGGCCTTTGAGCCGGGGCGTATCCGCATTACGGGCAATCCGCTGGATGTCGCCATACAGAACGATGGATTTTTTGAGGTCAAGACTCCCGACGGCGCTCGTTACACACGCAACGGCATTTTTTCTCTCGACAGCCAACGACGCCTGGTCACCAATCTCGGGCACCCGGTCATGGGCACCAAAGGAGAGATCAAAGTGCCGCCCGGCAACATTCAGATCAATGCGGAGGGGGCGATCCAGGTGGACGGCACTCCGATCGGCAGCATCAAGGTGGTCGAGTTTCCGGAGAACGGAATGCCGCAAAAGTTTGCCGAAGGACTGTTTGTCGGCGGGAAACCGGCGGTGTCGACAAGGCCGCAGGTGCAGTCGGGACACATCGAAGAGTCCAACGTGAATTCGTTGAGTGAAATGGTGAAGATGATGCAAGGCATGCGCAGTTACGAGTCGGCGCAGAAATTGATCCAAACGATGGATCGCATGACCGAAACGGCCATTCAGGATCTGGGCCGGGTGCAATAG
- the flgG gene encoding flagellar basal-body rod protein FlgG, with translation MIRAMWTAATGMTAQQLNVDTIANNLANVNTNAFKRSRAEFGDLLYQIQRLPGTNASNVGVFPVGVQVGGGVRPITVAKEWVQGNMRQTGNDLDLAIDGAGFFQVTRPDGTIMYTRNGSFKRDNVGNLVTGDGDQLNPVITIPSGALKIDVGQDGTVSVLLPGVTQASQVGQIQLVRFDNPSGLVAMGGNLFLDSFASGPAQQGTGGFSTGFGTLQQGFLESSNVNLAEEMVNMIIAQRSYEINSKTIQASDEMMQIANNLRR, from the coding sequence ATGATTCGCGCAATGTGGACGGCCGCGACGGGCATGACGGCCCAGCAACTGAACGTGGATACCATCGCCAACAATCTGGCGAACGTGAACACGAACGCGTTCAAACGCAGCCGTGCGGAATTCGGCGATCTGCTGTATCAGATTCAACGCTTGCCGGGCACAAACGCCTCGAACGTGGGCGTCTTTCCTGTCGGCGTGCAGGTCGGGGGCGGTGTGCGTCCCATTACGGTGGCCAAGGAATGGGTGCAAGGGAACATGCGGCAGACCGGGAACGATCTCGACCTGGCTATCGACGGCGCCGGATTTTTCCAAGTGACCCGGCCCGACGGGACCATCATGTATACCCGCAACGGATCCTTCAAGCGCGATAACGTCGGCAACCTCGTGACCGGCGACGGCGACCAGCTCAACCCGGTGATTACGATTCCGTCAGGCGCGCTGAAAATCGATGTCGGCCAGGACGGCACCGTCTCCGTTCTGCTTCCCGGCGTCACACAAGCGTCACAGGTGGGGCAGATTCAGCTGGTCCGCTTCGACAACCCTTCCGGCCTGGTGGCGATGGGCGGCAACCTGTTCCTGGACAGCTTTGCCTCCGGGCCGGCGCAACAGGGCACCGGCGGATTCTCAACCGGCTTCGGCACCTTGCAGCAGGGCTTCCTCGAAAGTTCGAACGTCAATCTGGCGGAGGAGATGGTCAACATGATCATCGCCCAACGGAGTTACGAAATTAACTCCAAGACCATTCAGGCATCCGATGAAATGATGCAGATTGCCAACAATCTGCGCCGGTAA
- the flgA gene encoding flagellar basal body P-ring formation protein FlgA produces MNRLSLLSVGIISLVMSAVLPAMAGERAPVRPLFQVQGADAHQAQSLPQARGKRLIYPEQIRGVIHDFVKRELAGRAVDCQVAIGDPQQPIVVPSGTVDLQVSAGRSDEPLGRRVFQIHLAVNGRFIKTIEATADVAAIVEVVVPVRSIKVDEEIAADDVTTERIVQYDLKQPFVTSPAEVIGKAAIRPLPPQNAIRMTSVRRPFAVHKGDRVTIEARQGGLSIQTVGVTKSHGELGQTITVSNVDSGKELRATVVAPGVVRVSF; encoded by the coding sequence GTGAATCGACTCAGCCTCCTGTCTGTTGGGATCATCAGCCTGGTCATGAGTGCCGTCCTGCCGGCCATGGCAGGGGAGCGGGCTCCGGTCCGGCCGCTGTTCCAGGTGCAGGGGGCTGATGCGCATCAGGCGCAGAGTCTCCCGCAGGCCCGCGGGAAACGGCTCATCTATCCCGAACAAATCCGCGGGGTGATCCACGATTTCGTCAAACGGGAACTGGCCGGACGCGCCGTCGATTGCCAGGTGGCGATCGGCGATCCTCAGCAACCGATCGTCGTGCCCTCCGGGACGGTCGATCTGCAAGTCAGCGCCGGGCGATCGGACGAACCGCTGGGACGTCGAGTGTTCCAGATTCATCTGGCCGTGAACGGTCGATTCATTAAGACCATCGAGGCCACCGCCGATGTGGCCGCCATTGTGGAGGTGGTGGTGCCGGTGCGGTCGATCAAGGTCGACGAGGAGATCGCGGCCGACGACGTCACCACGGAACGGATCGTCCAGTACGACCTGAAGCAACCGTTTGTGACCAGCCCCGCCGAAGTCATCGGCAAAGCGGCCATTCGCCCGCTTCCGCCTCAAAATGCCATACGCATGACCTCAGTCCGGCGCCCCTTCGCCGTGCACAAGGGCGATCGGGTGACGATTGAAGCCCGGCAGGGCGGGCTGTCGATTCAAACCGTGGGCGTCACGAAATCGCATGGTGAATTGGGTCAAACCATCACGGTCTCCAATGTCGATTCCGGCAAGGAATTGCGGGCGACCGTCGTTGCCCCGGGGGTGGTCCGTGTCAGTTTTTAA
- a CDS encoding flagellar basal body L-ring protein FlgH: MSVFNRSLTQYRRIRFIWFGLALCVMVGCSASPSTKQQKVEMAKLPPPKTMGSLWQEENGRAYLYEDLRAMRIGDIITILIVEKHKGSKSADTNAERDSTISNGIGGTGMGYLGIPGIRLGGEAKRGFGIDATAKSKFGGKGATNREDTLTGTISAIVTEVLPNGDLRVEGRREVTVNSERQIMTIGGIVRRVDVNTKNTVQSSAIADAKIEYSGLGVVDDVQRPGWLVRILDWVYPF, from the coding sequence GTGTCAGTTTTTAACCGGTCGCTCACACAATATCGCCGCATCCGGTTCATCTGGTTCGGTCTGGCGCTGTGCGTGATGGTCGGGTGTTCGGCCTCGCCCAGCACGAAGCAGCAAAAGGTGGAGATGGCCAAATTGCCTCCCCCCAAGACCATGGGATCGCTGTGGCAGGAAGAGAATGGGCGGGCCTATCTCTATGAAGATCTTCGCGCGATGCGCATCGGCGACATCATCACGATTCTGATCGTGGAAAAACACAAGGGCTCGAAGAGCGCCGACACGAACGCAGAGCGGGACTCCACCATTTCGAATGGGATCGGCGGGACGGGGATGGGCTACCTGGGCATCCCGGGAATCCGCCTGGGGGGAGAAGCCAAGCGAGGGTTCGGCATCGATGCCACCGCCAAGAGCAAGTTCGGCGGCAAAGGCGCAACCAACCGGGAAGACACGTTGACGGGCACGATTTCGGCCATCGTGACGGAAGTGTTGCCGAACGGCGACTTACGGGTCGAGGGGCGACGTGAGGTGACTGTCAATTCGGAACGCCAGATCATGACCATCGGAGGCATCGTCAGGCGCGTGGATGTGAATACGAAGAACACCGTGCAGTCGAGTGCCATTGCCGACGCCAAGATCGAATACTCCGGCCTGGGAGTCGTCGACGATGTGCAGCGGCCCGGCTGGCTCGTCAGAATTCTGGATTGGGTCTATCCGTTTTAG
- a CDS encoding flagellar basal body P-ring protein FlgI, giving the protein MLAFLTITLFTASLAQAVRVKDVATIEGVRENQLIGYGLVVGLDRTGDQVIGGQFTIQAMMSMLNKMGINLVIDPIQLLTRNIASVMVTAKLPPFVKPGMTLDAVVSSMANAKSLQGGTLLSTPLKAPNQQVFAVAQGPVSIGGFLGGTGGAGGATITKNHQAAGVVPAGAIVEKELVVDIENWDSVSVLLRHPDFTTAIRTAEAIDGTFGKGTAVPVNAGLVKTSLPATFHGRVVEYIATMEGLDVTVDVAAKVVVNERTGTVVLGEHVRLSTCAISHGNLTISVKNTLNVSQPPAPLIGSTQGQTTVTPDVQTEVTEQESRLIVVDQTVTLGEVVRALNAVGVTPRDLVAILSALRSAGALQANLEIV; this is encoded by the coding sequence ATGCTGGCCTTCCTCACGATCACGTTATTTACGGCCTCATTGGCGCAGGCTGTTCGAGTCAAGGATGTGGCCACAATCGAAGGCGTGCGCGAAAACCAGCTGATCGGGTATGGATTGGTCGTCGGTCTCGACCGGACGGGTGATCAGGTCATCGGCGGCCAGTTCACGATTCAAGCCATGATGTCCATGTTGAACAAAATGGGTATCAATCTGGTGATCGATCCCATCCAGTTGCTCACCCGCAATATTGCATCGGTGATGGTGACGGCGAAGCTCCCGCCGTTCGTGAAACCCGGCATGACGCTGGACGCGGTCGTCTCTTCCATGGCCAATGCGAAAAGTCTCCAAGGCGGCACGTTGCTCTCCACGCCGCTGAAGGCGCCGAACCAACAGGTATTTGCGGTCGCGCAGGGGCCTGTCTCCATCGGCGGATTCCTGGGCGGGACCGGCGGGGCGGGCGGCGCGACGATCACCAAAAACCATCAGGCCGCCGGAGTGGTGCCTGCCGGTGCCATCGTGGAAAAAGAGCTGGTGGTGGATATCGAGAACTGGGACAGTGTCTCCGTGTTGCTGCGACACCCCGATTTCACCACCGCCATCAGAACGGCCGAAGCGATCGATGGAACGTTCGGGAAGGGTACGGCTGTTCCGGTGAATGCGGGCCTCGTGAAAACGTCGCTTCCCGCAACCTTTCACGGCCGAGTCGTGGAATACATCGCCACCATGGAGGGATTAGACGTGACCGTCGATGTCGCCGCCAAAGTGGTGGTGAACGAACGGACCGGCACGGTGGTCCTGGGTGAACATGTTCGACTCTCCACCTGTGCGATCTCCCACGGCAACCTGACGATCTCCGTCAAGAACACGCTCAACGTCTCGCAGCCTCCGGCTCCGTTGATCGGCTCGACACAAGGGCAAACGACGGTCACTCCCGATGTGCAGACGGAAGTCACCGAACAGGAGTCGCGACTGATCGTGGTCGATCAAACGGTGACGCTTGGAGAAGTCGTACGGGCGCTCAACGCGGTGGGCGTGACTCCACGAGACCTCGTGGCCATCCTCTCGGCCCTGCGTTCCGCGGGAGCACTTCAAGCAAATCTTGAGATTGTCTAA
- a CDS encoding rod-binding protein, producing the protein MSGQLDLAQMATPQPLGFRGPVEQAPAGEKARAALHKAGQEFESYFISYLIKNMRETVPKGLLDRKNEQVWYSFYDQEIAKLSTEAGGIGITAFVDAYAEKLP; encoded by the coding sequence ATGTCAGGACAACTCGATCTGGCCCAAATGGCGACTCCACAGCCGCTTGGATTCCGCGGTCCGGTCGAGCAAGCGCCGGCAGGGGAGAAGGCCCGCGCGGCGCTCCATAAAGCCGGGCAGGAGTTTGAATCGTATTTCATTTCCTATCTTATTAAAAATATGAGGGAAACCGTTCCGAAGGGACTCCTGGACCGGAAAAACGAGCAGGTCTGGTACTCCTTTTACGATCAAGAAATAGCCAAGTTATCCACAGAAGCAGGGGGGATCGGCATTACGGCATTCGTCGATGCCTATGCAGAAAAACTTCCTTAA